The following coding sequences lie in one Acropora palmata chromosome 3, jaAcrPala1.3, whole genome shotgun sequence genomic window:
- the LOC141876777 gene encoding uncharacterized protein LOC141876777 — protein MSTNRKFTWEELSSLNQKHNAHVAVRGKVYDVSQFLSRHPGGSEILIMAAGKDVTIPFECYHTFSDIAFKTLDKYYVGDLISNEFPTFPELGSFYTTTRDRVQKYFERTNQDPKNSPWIWLRHITMPVMIAFLWLAQMFWLRHSMFLSCVAAVFLGWFSALSSLVNHHDASHFSVTRSPLVWTVNGHLQDFVNGSSYYLWMYQHIFGHHPYTNIDGADPDITTAEKYRPELVRIKWSQSWLPRHFYQHIYVPLVYCWTGAWTRFQDVSSFFFYKRHKNIRLNEPSTSHLILFISGKLFFVLHKMVIPLIILGFWRMVILNLISEIVGNYWLLLIIQTSHVVSEVSWPQPGKDGKMNRDWAELQVETAQDFSTDSWFFNVFSGALNHQTAHHLFPGVSQFYYPQITPIVRQACKEFGVRYNYKDTFTEAFNSHIEHLKTLGQQKEKSAVIKREE, from the exons ATGTCAACAAACCGAAAATTTACTTGGGAAGAGCTCTCTTCGTTGAATCAGAAACACAATGCACATGTTGCAGTCCGTGGAAAG GTTTACGATGTCAGTCAATTTCTCAGTCGTCACCCTGGAGGAAGTGAAATTTTGATCATGGCAGCAGGAAAGGATGTGACAATTCCCTTTGAGTGCTACCACACATTCAGCGATATAGCTTTTAA GACATTGGACAAATACTACGTTGGTGACTTAATTTCTAATGAGTTTCCAACTTTTCCAGAACTTGG GTCATTCTATACTACAACACGCGATCGAGTGCAGAAGTATTTCGAGCGCACCAACCAA GATCCTAAGAATTCTCCATGGATATGGCTCAGACACATCACGATGCCAGTAATGATAGCGTTCTTGTGGCTTGCTCAG ATGTTTTGGCTTAGACACAGCATGTTCCTTAGCTGTGTTGCAGCTGTTTTCTTGGGCTGGTTTAGTGCATTGTCATCTTTGGTTAATCATCATGATGCGAG TCATTTCTCGGTGACAAGAAGCCCTCTTGTGTGGACGGTGAATGGACACTTGCAAGATTTCGTGAATGGATCTTCTTATTATCTTTGGATGTATCAA CACATTTTTGGTCATCATCCGTATACCAACATTGATGGCGCTGATCCTGATATAACCACAGCCGAAAAATAT AGACCAGAATTAGTGCGTATTAAATGGAGTCAAAGTTGGCTGCCTCGGCATTTTTATCAGCATATCTATGTCCCTTTGGTATATTGCTGG ACTGGCGCGTGGACCAGATTTCAGGATGTTTCCTCATTCTTTTTCTACAAGAGGCATA AAAACATACGATTGAATGAACCATCTACATCGCATTTGATCCTCTTCATTTCCGGCAAACTCTTCTTTGTGTTACATAAAATGGTTATTCCTTTAATCATTCTTGGATTTTGGAGAATG GTCATTTTGAATCTCATTTCGGAGATTGTTGGAAATTACTGGCTACTCCTGATAATTCAGACATCTCATGTTGTGAGCGAA GTTAGTTGGCCACAACCAGGTAAAGACGGGAAGATGAACCGTGATTG GGCGGAGCTTCAAGTCGAAACAGCCCAAGACTTTTCCACAGACAGTTGGTTTTTCAACGTTTTTAGCG gCGCCCTCAATCATCAGACCGCTCATCACCTGTTCCCTGGTGTAAGTCAGTTCTACTATCCACAGATAACTCCCATTGTGCGACAAGCGTGTAAGGAGTTTGGTGTCAGATACAATTACAAAGATACCTTCACTGAGGCGTTTAATTCTCACATTGAGCATTTGAAGACGCTGGGACAGCAAAAGGAGAAATCCGCGGTCATCAAACGCGAGGAATGA